Proteins encoded by one window of Desulfovibrio sp.:
- a CDS encoding ABC transporter substrate-binding protein, with amino-acid sequence MLLCLGLNLLLGQILLPSEAQAANSENSKSSDSVPIVITDDTGATVTFAQPVKRVIALYGAFNEIFLALGAGDLLVARTAADGNLPELAALPAIGTHMRPNAELVLAQQPDVVLQLEGRSEAQTQTENLRSLGLKVLTFEVNSFERLFEVTETLGRLVGREDKAQALVDGWKSRVQALRSRNAGKPVTRVFYEVRYPNLLAAGRGGISSEILALVGGENVVSDGKKLVRYSEESLIAADPDAYIIQKGPMNPEPTPLAERDHYRDLRAQRAGRVLIVDEERFARPGPRALDAAEELDSWLHR; translated from the coding sequence ATGCTGCTGTGTCTGGGCCTGAATCTGCTGCTCGGTCAGATCCTGCTTCCGTCAGAGGCGCAGGCGGCTAACTCTGAAAACAGCAAGTCCAGTGATTCCGTCCCTATTGTCATCACGGACGACACGGGCGCAACAGTAACTTTTGCCCAACCCGTCAAAAGGGTGATCGCCCTGTACGGTGCGTTTAACGAGATTTTTCTGGCTCTGGGCGCTGGCGACCTGCTGGTGGCGCGCACCGCTGCCGACGGCAATCTGCCGGAGCTTGCGGCCCTGCCTGCCATTGGCACGCACATGCGCCCCAATGCCGAGCTTGTGCTGGCGCAACAGCCGGATGTTGTCTTGCAGCTTGAAGGCCGCAGCGAAGCCCAAACCCAGACCGAGAATTTGCGTTCCTTGGGACTCAAGGTACTGACCTTTGAAGTAAATTCCTTTGAACGGCTGTTTGAGGTGACGGAAACTCTGGGGCGGCTTGTTGGGCGCGAAGATAAGGCCCAGGCTCTTGTAGACGGCTGGAAGAGCCGTGTGCAGGCATTGCGCAGCCGCAATGCTGGCAAGCCCGTGACGCGCGTCTTTTACGAGGTGCGTTATCCCAATCTGCTGGCTGCCGGACGCGGTGGCATCAGTAGCGAGATACTGGCCCTTGTGGGGGGCGAAAACGTGGTGAGCGACGGTAAAAAACTGGTGCGTTACAGCGAGGAATCCCTGATTGCGGCAGACCCGGATGCGTACATTATTCAGAAAGGTCCCATGAATCCTGAACCAACGCCTCTGGCCGAGCGCGATCATTACAGGGATTTGCGCGCTCAGCGCGCTGGCCGCGTACTAATAGTTGACGAAGAGCGGTTTGCCCGCCCCGGCCCTCGCGCCCTGGATGCGGCGGAAGAGCTGGATAGCTGGCTGCACCGCTGA
- a CDS encoding GyrI-like domain-containing protein has product MNEFEIKVVDFPAKQLMGIKVRTNMAKAKVDCSALWQSFCPQMPKIHGKESYGVSIMLNAQDFDYWAAVEAEGQVPSDIETTSISSGSYARCTVPNLESIGAGYMFMYQTWLGGQQEWKLNEQAPCFELYPADWNPSMPFDLFMPVKR; this is encoded by the coding sequence ATGAACGAATTTGAAATAAAGGTTGTGGATTTTCCGGCCAAGCAACTTATGGGCATCAAGGTGCGTACCAACATGGCAAAAGCTAAAGTGGATTGCTCTGCCCTGTGGCAGAGCTTCTGCCCGCAAATGCCCAAAATTCATGGCAAGGAAAGCTACGGGGTCTCCATCATGCTCAATGCCCAGGATTTTGATTACTGGGCCGCCGTTGAGGCCGAAGGCCAGGTTCCGTCAGACATAGAAACAACCAGCATTTCGTCCGGTTCGTACGCCCGCTGCACCGTGCCGAATCTGGAAAGTATCGGTGCGGGATACATGTTCATGTACCAGACGTGGCTTGGCGGGCAGCAAGAATGGAAACTGAACGAGCAGGCCCCCTGCTTTGAGTTGTACCCTGCGGACTGGAATCCGAGTATGCCGTTTGACTTGTTTATGCCGGTCAAGCGTTAG
- a CDS encoding glycosyltransferase family 2 protein — protein sequence MRQITLSVVAPVYCEGAHLHEFVAALVEVLAPLKAETGLSYEIVLVDDGSTDDTWAAMRALTGQYANLRCLRLSRNFGKDAALSAGLEAARGDAVITMDSDMQHPATLIPEMVALWRAGAVDVVDVRKQERQVESFLSRICAVSFYRIFQMLTSYDLKGSGDFKLLDRKVVDAWKNLGERKLFYRGLTSWMGFRHKEILFTPCARCGGTSKWSLARRVTLAVDSMTSFSGKPLLVIGIITLLFYGLSFMVGCEALWSYATGQAESGFTTVILLMLLTGSAILTGLCILSAYLHHAFVELKGRPRYLLAETLEGDKTDA from the coding sequence ATGCGCCAAATCACTCTCTCGGTTGTTGCCCCCGTGTACTGCGAGGGTGCTCATCTGCACGAATTTGTGGCTGCTCTCGTCGAGGTGCTCGCCCCATTGAAGGCAGAAACCGGCCTCAGCTACGAAATAGTACTGGTTGACGATGGCTCCACAGACGACACGTGGGCCGCCATGCGTGCACTGACCGGACAATATGCCAACCTGCGCTGCCTGCGTCTGAGCCGTAATTTCGGCAAGGATGCCGCCCTTTCCGCGGGCCTGGAGGCCGCGCGGGGCGATGCCGTCATCACCATGGACAGCGACATGCAGCACCCCGCTACGCTTATACCAGAAATGGTGGCCTTGTGGCGCGCCGGCGCTGTAGACGTGGTTGATGTACGCAAGCAGGAACGGCAAGTGGAGTCGTTTTTAAGCAGAATCTGCGCCGTATCGTTTTACCGCATTTTCCAGATGCTGACTTCATATGACCTCAAAGGTTCGGGTGACTTCAAACTGCTTGACCGCAAGGTGGTTGATGCCTGGAAAAATCTTGGCGAACGCAAGCTCTTTTACCGGGGGCTGACTTCGTGGATGGGATTTCGACACAAGGAAATACTGTTTACGCCCTGCGCCCGCTGCGGCGGCACCAGCAAATGGAGCCTGGCCCGCAGGGTTACCCTGGCCGTTGATTCCATGACGTCTTTCAGCGGCAAGCCCTTGCTGGTCATTGGCATTATTACCCTGTTGTTCTATGGTCTTTCGTTTATGGTGGGCTGCGAGGCTCTTTGGAGCTATGCTACAGGACAAGCGGAATCGGGCTTTACCACAGTCATTCTGCTGATGCTGCTGACCGGAAGCGCCATTCTCACAGGCCTATGCATTCTGTCGGCCTACCTGCACCACGCCTTTGTCGAGCTTAAGGGCAGACCCCGCTATCTTCTGGCCGAAACGCTGGAAGGCGACAAGACGGACGCCTGA
- a CDS encoding translation initiation factor 2: MSFRYSKNYALWDTFFIIAIAGYTLFGLWGVSLLSCDGLKISSDLCCYVQNMAGDLRRELFSLDPLLAVPTTANSIISLESTLASLLQPGDDIVQGMLRAGAVGVFFHYIACYYLGRRLFDTPLIAALFALLTGVTVWVSFGTYWGFGSGDITPRVFYAALFPVLLAATLSALDKPQLRPLIMFVSGCGMYLHSISSLVASCMLFTVFFFHRAKGDSLLRHGAWLLLSLVAWCLPTLLYLTSSIKSATPFSPQDLAVLQQVFDRRFLEDEGGLWSRLIGHLHYRSDSFFLILGGIAGLFVVRRYGTPPMKRLASIVPILVLGLCIALLISVAETHIAQALGRMPMGAELPRGVRFVIFLCWLMIVCGFACFWQRAPKWAGLVAIAAVIVVLVCDQGRWAYGVRFAFRHVLELPQPAKVQARLRRGADYAEALQAVQRIVPQDAPIFADPDAMAVRYHLYRPLAYAFKDGSSYLYSQDAQGAARWLDLTAIRDKQGLAAAWLASGTQWVLCGTMSERQDIEQQGTVLWSNDRWFIAKRGIAAEHVTQ; encoded by the coding sequence ATGTCCTTCAGATATTCCAAAAATTATGCACTATGGGATACGTTTTTTATCATTGCCATTGCTGGCTATACTCTGTTTGGACTGTGGGGAGTGAGCCTGCTTTCATGCGACGGGCTTAAAATCAGTAGCGACCTTTGCTGCTATGTGCAAAATATGGCGGGCGATCTGCGCCGTGAACTGTTTTCACTTGACCCGCTGTTAGCAGTTCCAACCACTGCAAATTCCATCATCAGCCTTGAATCAACATTGGCGAGCCTTCTTCAACCAGGTGACGATATTGTGCAGGGGATGCTGCGGGCTGGCGCTGTGGGCGTGTTTTTCCACTACATTGCCTGTTATTACCTGGGACGCCGTCTTTTTGACACGCCGCTGATTGCCGCCCTGTTTGCCCTGCTGACAGGCGTGACCGTATGGGTCAGTTTTGGTACGTATTGGGGCTTTGGCTCGGGTGACATAACACCGCGTGTTTTTTATGCCGCCTTGTTCCCTGTATTGCTGGCAGCCACACTCTCCGCTCTCGACAAACCGCAGCTGCGCCCTCTTATCATGTTTGTTTCGGGCTGCGGCATGTACCTACACAGCATCAGTTCGCTGGTGGCGAGCTGTATGCTGTTTACCGTATTTTTCTTTCACAGGGCCAAGGGCGACAGCCTGCTGCGACACGGAGCATGGCTTCTGTTGAGCCTTGTTGCCTGGTGCCTTCCCACATTGCTCTATCTGACAAGCTCCATCAAATCCGCCACGCCATTTTCGCCGCAGGATCTGGCCGTGCTCCAGCAGGTTTTTGACCGCCGCTTTCTTGAAGACGAAGGCGGGCTCTGGAGCAGACTGATAGGACACCTGCATTACAGAAGCGACAGCTTTTTTCTCATTCTTGGAGGCATTGCCGGATTATTTGTTGTGCGCCGTTATGGCACACCACCCATGAAGCGCCTGGCATCCATCGTACCCATCCTGGTTTTGGGCCTGTGCATAGCCCTGCTCATTTCGGTAGCGGAAACTCACATCGCCCAGGCTCTCGGCAGAATGCCCATGGGAGCAGAGCTTCCCCGTGGAGTCCGCTTTGTCATCTTTTTATGCTGGCTCATGATTGTCTGCGGCTTTGCCTGCTTTTGGCAACGCGCGCCCAAGTGGGCGGGCCTTGTTGCCATCGCCGCTGTCATCGTCGTTCTTGTGTGCGATCAGGGTCGATGGGCCTATGGGGTAAGGTTCGCTTTCAGACATGTGCTGGAACTGCCGCAGCCTGCCAAAGTACAGGCTCGTCTGCGCCGGGGAGCAGACTACGCCGAAGCCCTGCAAGCCGTGCAGCGGATTGTCCCGCAAGATGCCCCCATTTTTGCAGACCCCGATGCCATGGCCGTGCGCTATCACCTGTACCGGCCCCTGGCCTACGCTTTTAAAGACGGATCTTCCTATCTGTACAGCCAGGACGCGCAAGGGGCCGCCCGCTGGCTTGACCTGACCGCCATTCGGGATAAACAGGGATTGGCCGCAGCATGGCTTGCCTCTGGCACCCAGTGGGTTTTGTGCGGCACCATGTCCGAACGGCAGGATATTGAGCAGCAGGGAACCGTTCTCTGGAGCAATGACCGCTGGTTTATCGCCAAACGCGGCATTGCGGCTGAACACGTCACGCAGTGA
- a CDS encoding methyltransferase domain-containing protein → MRRFYQESWQGIPFTSFSHISFFHLAEPKFYAVFYEELFRRYKNWEDLPSVWRENKRTDAKWLIGQLRAKLAQDPAGRTEPVRVLSIGSGVGYMEKILLEEMPELELHVNEPSTVGMKWLREYIPSDRIYIGLPPMCLPSDVQYDMIYLSTVDYGIPTREFQHLLWELRAQLAPGGELVLLSASLLEEDSFIGSFVNAIKIGIRAALHYMGIRRQQFWGWRRTQDEYRDLFKEAGFTRVKDGWLEDGFETYWIRGQ, encoded by the coding sequence GTGCGGCGTTTTTATCAGGAAAGCTGGCAGGGTATACCCTTCACGTCCTTTTCACATATTTCATTCTTTCATCTGGCGGAACCAAAGTTTTATGCGGTTTTTTACGAAGAGCTGTTCCGCCGCTACAAGAACTGGGAAGATTTGCCATCTGTCTGGCGCGAAAACAAGCGCACAGACGCAAAGTGGCTTATCGGTCAGTTGCGTGCAAAGCTGGCGCAAGACCCCGCAGGGCGCACGGAACCCGTGCGCGTGCTGTCCATTGGCAGCGGCGTGGGCTATATGGAAAAGATTTTGCTGGAAGAAATGCCGGAGCTTGAACTGCACGTCAACGAACCCAGCACTGTTGGCATGAAGTGGCTGCGGGAATACATTCCCAGCGACCGCATCTATATCGGGCTGCCGCCCATGTGCCTGCCCTCTGATGTGCAGTACGACATGATCTACCTGTCTACTGTTGACTATGGCATTCCTACGCGCGAGTTCCAGCATCTGCTGTGGGAACTGCGGGCGCAGCTTGCCCCCGGCGGGGAACTGGTGCTGCTTTCTGCGTCATTGCTGGAAGAAGATTCGTTTATCGGCAGTTTCGTGAACGCCATCAAGATCGGCATCCGCGCGGCCCTGCACTATATGGGCATTCGTCGGCAGCAGTTCTGGGGCTGGCGGCGCACACAGGATGAATACCGCGATCTTTTCAAAGAGGCTGGCTTCACCCGGGTGAAGGACGGCTGGCTTGAAGACGGCTTTGAAACCTACTGGATCCGCGGTCAATAA
- a CDS encoding LysR family transcriptional regulator — protein sequence MSRPDLNLLLALDALLDEGSVIGAARRMNLSPPAMSRTLSRIRDALEDPVFIQVGRKLIPTPKALALREQVRMAVEQAAQVFSSNAMIDLKSLDRRFNVRATDEFVSMHLGHLLGIMATDMPRAMLRFSPEEDDVDDEALRNGRIDLFISGSRKLGPEICVQSLFTTTYVGVARASHPVFDDEITPERLTRWEHINVSRRGKSIGPLDAALEEHGLRRHVALVVPNPYTALFALQDSDLLLILPKNLASSALAAGLRIRLFELPVPLETVLLTQAWHSRLENDPAHQWLRRTIHALCNGDAAQATRQAK from the coding sequence ATGTCGCGTCCGGATTTAAATTTGCTTTTGGCCCTGGATGCGTTGCTGGATGAAGGCAGCGTCATTGGCGCTGCCCGGCGCATGAATTTGAGCCCCCCGGCGATGAGCCGCACCTTGAGCCGGATTCGGGACGCGCTGGAGGATCCCGTGTTTATTCAGGTGGGGCGAAAGCTCATCCCAACACCTAAAGCACTCGCTCTGCGTGAGCAAGTGCGCATGGCTGTGGAGCAGGCTGCACAAGTTTTTTCATCCAACGCCATGATCGACCTGAAATCACTGGACAGGCGGTTCAATGTGCGCGCCACCGATGAGTTTGTGAGCATGCATCTGGGGCATCTGCTGGGAATTATGGCAACGGATATGCCCCGCGCCATGTTGCGCTTTTCACCGGAAGAGGATGACGTGGATGATGAGGCGCTGCGCAATGGCCGTATTGACCTCTTTATCAGTGGTTCACGCAAGCTGGGGCCGGAGATTTGCGTGCAGTCGTTGTTTACCACAACATATGTCGGTGTCGCCCGAGCAAGTCATCCGGTTTTTGACGACGAAATTACCCCCGAGCGCCTCACCCGCTGGGAACATATCAACGTTTCTCGGCGTGGAAAGTCCATCGGCCCCTTAGACGCGGCTCTGGAAGAACACGGGTTGCGCCGTCATGTTGCCCTGGTCGTGCCGAACCCGTACACGGCATTGTTCGCGTTGCAGGATTCTGACCTGCTGCTGATCTTGCCCAAAAATCTGGCCAGCAGCGCGCTTGCCGCAGGCTTGCGAATCCGCCTGTTCGAGCTGCCGGTTCCATTGGAGACTGTGCTACTGACACAGGCCTGGCACTCTCGTCTGGAGAACGATCCCGCCCACCAGTGGCTGCGGCGCACGATCCATGCTCTCTGCAACGGCGATGCTGCGCAGGCGACCAGACAAGCAAAATAG
- the cobI gene encoding precorrin-2 C(20)-methyltransferase: protein MNGILYGVGVGPGAPDLLTLRAVRVLGEVDVILAAASPRNDFSAALDTARPHLRADVRVLRLEFPMTRDRSVLREAWRVAAQTTRDVLESGQSAAFLTIGDPLVYSTFGYLMRTLGECAPHLAVEVIPGITSFQAAAARTRTVLCENGETLRIIPGINSRESLEDSLQQSDTAVILKAYRNLPAIAEALGATNRLESCVLASHVEQSAEKVCRGLGGACAAGETPPYMSLILSRKPQV from the coding sequence ATGAACGGAATTCTCTACGGCGTGGGCGTCGGCCCCGGCGCGCCCGATCTTTTGACCCTGCGGGCAGTCAGGGTGTTGGGCGAGGTGGATGTTATCCTTGCGGCAGCCTCGCCCCGCAATGACTTTTCTGCGGCGCTGGACACGGCGCGTCCGCACCTGCGGGCTGATGTGCGCGTATTGCGGCTGGAATTTCCCATGACGCGCGACCGCTCCGTGCTGCGCGAGGCATGGCGCGTAGCGGCCCAGACCACCAGAGACGTTCTGGAAAGCGGGCAGAGTGCCGCCTTTCTGACCATTGGCGATCCGCTGGTGTACAGCACGTTTGGCTACCTCATGCGCACCCTTGGTGAATGTGCGCCGCATCTGGCGGTGGAGGTCATTCCCGGCATCACGTCCTTTCAGGCGGCAGCTGCCCGCACCCGCACCGTTTTGTGCGAAAACGGCGAGACCTTGCGCATCATACCGGGCATCAACAGCCGGGAGAGTCTGGAAGATTCATTGCAACAGAGTGATACGGCCGTGATTCTCAAGGCCTACCGCAACCTGCCCGCCATTGCGGAAGCCTTGGGCGCGACCAACCGGCTGGAGTCGTGCGTGTTGGCGAGCCATGTGGAGCAGTCTGCGGAGAAGGTTTGTCGGGGGCTTGGCGGGGCTTGTGCAGCGGGCGAGACACCGCCCTATATGTCGTTGATTTTAAGCCGTAAGCCGCAGGTGTAG
- a CDS encoding ChbG/HpnK family deacetylase: MRQQSDIVKQPSIRFIVHADDCGLTRQISQDIFACLAQGPLNSVSVIMGGSHTTQSLQQLAAMPNVRVCLHLNILEGRCTAPVSQVRPLVDADGIFRYGLGQMLCNLATGKGLHNKTLLSAIRNEFEAQIDAFVSGFSPLRQRGGLHLDGHLHVHTIPALRGIMRDLMREHPPAYVRLPKEPAHIPPLPLAQLLVGCARRTLLAHWSSGFAALLDQAGIAHNNFLCGLVSGGNLTAARVEASLAAIQRQRGCAPLVEIMSHPGGGHDANEACVRHSDFYQSSARLTEKTMLLDGSLNAVLARYGSLQTFAETQQ; encoded by the coding sequence ATGCGCCAGCAAAGCGATATTGTAAAACAACCTTCCATACGCTTTATCGTCCATGCGGACGACTGCGGCCTGACCCGGCAGATCAGCCAAGATATCTTTGCCTGCCTTGCCCAGGGGCCGCTCAACTCCGTTTCCGTCATAATGGGCGGCTCACACACGACACAGAGCCTGCAGCAACTGGCCGCCATGCCCAATGTGCGCGTATGCCTGCACTTGAATATTCTTGAAGGGCGCTGCACGGCACCAGTGTCACAGGTTCGCCCACTGGTTGATGCAGATGGCATTTTTCGGTACGGGCTGGGGCAGATGCTCTGTAACCTTGCCACGGGCAAAGGCCTCCACAATAAGACCCTGCTTTCAGCCATTCGTAATGAATTTGAAGCGCAGATAGATGCCTTTGTCAGCGGTTTTTCACCGTTGCGGCAAAGGGGAGGGCTGCATCTGGACGGGCATCTGCACGTACACACCATCCCCGCCCTGCGCGGAATCATGCGGGACCTCATGCGGGAGCACCCGCCTGCTTATGTGCGTCTGCCCAAGGAACCTGCTCACATCCCCCCACTGCCATTGGCCCAGCTACTTGTGGGATGCGCGCGGCGCACCCTGCTCGCACACTGGTCGAGCGGATTTGCTGCCCTGCTGGATCAGGCTGGCATTGCCCACAACAACTTTTTGTGCGGGCTTGTAAGCGGCGGCAACCTCACTGCTGCGCGGGTCGAAGCGTCACTTGCGGCCATACAGCGGCAGAGGGGATGCGCCCCGTTGGTTGAAATCATGAGTCACCCTGGCGGCGGGCATGACGCCAACGAAGCCTGTGTGCGACACAGCGATTTTTACCAAAGCAGCGCACGCCTGACAGAAAAGACCATGCTGCTTGACGGCAGCCTGAACGCTGTGCTGGCGCGCTACGGCTCCTTGCAGACCTTTGCGGAAACACAGCAATAG
- a CDS encoding methyl-accepting chemotaxis protein yields the protein MSLLKNTQLQTKLIVSFILSSLMTLGVGVFAVFELGKVNNADTILYERATVPMADLLKLAVGFQRIRVNMEGIVGATSGEEVSKRTAQIEALRKEIDDSSKAVEKTLISAKAKQIIEEYKVHRAEFRGMTDKVLKIKQSGDTAGAEAYLDSEGNKLANQYQDAINRLVESKEEQGHLLAQSNDDLADFSKKMIFAAIAIGFILSVGQGMLLTREVMRQLGEDPGYLAEVAGKIADGDLNVTFRQQKKPGGVYHVLQNMVGTMKDKIAEAEQKSAEASEQAHHAEIATQEAQAAKVQAERAKAEGMLQAAHQLESVVEVVSTATEQLSALITQSSNGAEEQSRRVSVTSSAMDEMNATVGEVAENAAKASDTSDTARTKAQEGAQLVRNVVSDITEVQKQSLEVKADMATLGKQADGIGQIMSVISDIADQTNLLALNAAIEAARAGDAGRGFAVVADEVRKLAEKTMTATQEVGGVIRGIQEGTRKSIDGVDKSVATIESATHRASLSGEALTQIVSLVEQASDQVRSIAAASEQQSASSEEISRSVEQVATISAETAQAMGRANQAMSEMAQQAQVLRRLIQEMKAG from the coding sequence ATGAGCCTTTTAAAAAATACACAACTGCAAACAAAGCTCATTGTGAGTTTTATCCTGTCTTCGCTGATGACCTTGGGCGTAGGTGTTTTTGCCGTTTTTGAACTGGGAAAGGTCAATAATGCGGACACAATCCTTTATGAGCGCGCCACCGTCCCAATGGCGGATCTGCTGAAGCTGGCCGTAGGTTTTCAACGTATTCGCGTCAATATGGAAGGTATCGTGGGTGCAACGTCTGGCGAGGAGGTCAGCAAACGCACTGCCCAGATTGAAGCGCTGCGCAAAGAAATAGACGACAGCTCAAAAGCTGTGGAGAAAACTCTCATTTCTGCCAAGGCAAAGCAGATTATCGAAGAGTACAAGGTGCACCGCGCTGAGTTCAGAGGCATGACGGACAAGGTCCTCAAAATAAAGCAGTCTGGCGATACCGCCGGAGCCGAAGCCTATCTTGATAGTGAAGGAAACAAACTGGCCAATCAGTATCAGGACGCCATCAACCGCCTTGTGGAGTCCAAGGAAGAGCAGGGCCATCTGCTGGCCCAGTCCAATGACGACCTGGCTGATTTTTCCAAAAAAATGATTTTTGCGGCCATTGCCATTGGTTTTATTTTGTCTGTGGGGCAGGGCATGTTGCTTACGCGCGAGGTCATGCGCCAGCTTGGTGAAGACCCTGGCTATCTTGCCGAAGTTGCTGGCAAGATTGCTGACGGAGATCTTAACGTGACCTTCCGTCAGCAAAAGAAGCCCGGCGGCGTTTATCATGTCTTGCAGAACATGGTGGGAACCATGAAGGACAAGATCGCCGAGGCGGAGCAAAAAAGCGCCGAAGCTTCGGAGCAGGCCCACCATGCAGAAATAGCCACGCAAGAAGCTCAGGCTGCCAAGGTGCAGGCCGAGCGCGCCAAGGCCGAGGGTATGTTGCAGGCCGCGCACCAGCTTGAAAGCGTCGTTGAGGTGGTATCAACTGCCACAGAGCAGCTCTCTGCTTTGATTACGCAGTCGAGCAATGGGGCAGAGGAACAGTCCCGGCGTGTTTCGGTTACGTCTTCTGCCATGGATGAGATGAACGCCACCGTGGGCGAAGTTGCGGAAAATGCAGCCAAGGCCTCTGATACCTCCGATACCGCGCGCACCAAGGCACAGGAAGGCGCGCAGCTGGTTCGCAATGTGGTGAGCGACATCACCGAGGTGCAAAAGCAGTCGCTTGAAGTCAAGGCCGATATGGCCACGCTTGGCAAGCAGGCCGATGGCATTGGGCAGATCATGAGCGTTATTTCCGATATCGCAGATCAGACCAACCTGCTGGCCCTGAATGCCGCCATTGAGGCCGCTCGGGCTGGTGATGCCGGGCGCGGCTTTGCCGTGGTGGCCGATGAGGTGCGCAAACTGGCGGAAAAGACCATGACAGCCACGCAGGAAGTGGGCGGCGTCATCCGTGGTATTCAGGAAGGAACCCGTAAAAGCATTGACGGCGTGGACAAGTCTGTTGCCACCATTGAAAGCGCCACGCACCGGGCTTCGCTTTCTGGCGAGGCGCTTACGCAGATTGTCAGCCTTGTGGAACAGGCAAGCGATCAGGTACGTTCCATCGCCGCAGCCAGCGAGCAGCAGTCGGCATCCAGCGAAGAGATCAGCCGCTCTGTGGAGCAGGTAGCAACGATTTCGGCAGAAACCGCGCAAGCCATGGGAAGGGCCAATCAGGCCATGAGCGAGATGGCCCAGCAGGCCCAGGTGCTGCGGCGGCTTATTCAGGAAATGAAGGCTGGTTAA
- a CDS encoding AraC family transcriptional regulator, whose translation MQLGHSPESVTQIALGAGYDSVDAFTRAFRAHMGMLPSEYRRRKGHLEVARRRDLTRPLFYHEMTDLPTMEVRIEKFAPRLVAAVRHTGPYDESFPAWEKLCGALGANGLLSDASVAYGVSYDNPDITAPQKCRMDACVSLPPELLEASAELCPLLQSEDIFLRYIGGEQEYAALRIRGPYSLLHPAYRSLFGMWFPQSGREPYNDPGFEIYWNSPQTTPPADLLTEICIPLRPIDKS comes from the coding sequence ATGCAGCTTGGGCATTCCCCTGAATCTGTTACCCAGATAGCACTTGGCGCGGGCTACGACAGCGTGGATGCCTTTACGCGCGCCTTTCGGGCGCATATGGGCATGCTGCCGTCTGAATATCGCCGCCGGAAGGGACATTTGGAGGTTGCCCGCAGACGTGATCTGACGCGTCCCCTGTTTTACCATGAAATGACCGACCTCCCGACCATGGAAGTACGCATCGAAAAGTTTGCACCGCGCCTGGTAGCTGCCGTGCGACACACAGGCCCATATGACGAGAGTTTTCCTGCATGGGAAAAACTGTGCGGCGCGCTGGGGGCCAACGGCCTGCTTTCTGATGCCTCGGTGGCTTACGGCGTGAGCTACGACAACCCGGACATCACCGCGCCCCAAAAGTGCCGCATGGATGCCTGCGTCAGCCTGCCACCAGAGTTACTGGAAGCAAGTGCCGAATTGTGCCCCCTGCTACAGAGTGAGGATATTTTTTTGCGGTATATTGGCGGGGAACAGGAATATGCCGCGCTGCGCATCAGGGGGCCGTACTCCCTGCTGCATCCGGCCTACAGGTCGCTGTTTGGCATGTGGTTTCCGCAGAGCGGACGCGAGCCGTATAATGATCCGGGTTTTGAAATATACTGGAATTCACCGCAAACGACCCCTCCTGCAGACCTGCTGACGGAAATCTGCATTCCTCTCAGACCGATTGATAAGTCCTGA